From a single Deinococcus apachensis DSM 19763 genomic region:
- the hemL gene encoding glutamate-1-semialdehyde 2,1-aminomutase yields the protein MTTETLPSTAQSAALFARARAVTPGGVNSPVRAFRSVGGSPRFIREAHGAYLTDVDGNRLVDYIGSWGPIIVGHDHPAVREAILEALAGGTSFGAPGEREVRLAEAVTRITGAERVRFVNSGTEATMSALRLARGFTGRKYIVKFRGNYHGHADGLLVEAGSGLLTNAEGTLGASAPSSAGVPEEYARLTLVSEYNDPAALDTLMAERGHEVAAVIFEPVVGNAGVLIPTPEFLAALHRVRERGALLIADEVMTGFRLSLQGATGLLGLEPDLICWGKIIGGGLPVGAYGGRPDVMDFVSPQGPVYQAGTLSGNPLAMAAGLATLEVLEGNPGIYTHLETYTSQLATGLSAAAQEAGVPLSINHIGSMLTAFHQDAPEGSIRTYADAAHSDTAAFAAWFQSMLGQGIYWAPSQFESIFVSAAHTDAELSATLEAARTAYRTLGGTR from the coding sequence ATGACGACCGAGACCCTCCCCTCTACCGCGCAATCGGCAGCCCTGTTTGCCCGGGCCCGCGCGGTCACCCCGGGCGGCGTGAACAGCCCGGTGCGGGCCTTCAGGAGCGTGGGCGGCTCCCCCCGCTTCATCCGCGAGGCCCACGGCGCGTACCTGACCGACGTGGACGGGAACCGACTGGTGGACTACATAGGCTCGTGGGGACCCATAATCGTGGGACACGACCATCCGGCGGTGCGGGAGGCAATTCTGGAGGCCCTGGCGGGTGGCACGAGTTTCGGCGCGCCCGGCGAGCGCGAGGTGCGGCTGGCCGAGGCGGTGACCCGCATCACCGGGGCCGAGCGGGTGCGCTTCGTGAACAGCGGCACCGAGGCGACCATGAGCGCCCTGCGCCTGGCCCGGGGCTTTACGGGACGCAAGTACATCGTGAAGTTCCGCGGCAACTACCACGGCCACGCCGACGGCCTGCTCGTCGAGGCGGGCAGCGGTCTGCTGACGAATGCGGAGGGCACGCTCGGCGCCTCGGCCCCCAGCAGTGCCGGTGTCCCCGAGGAATACGCCCGCCTGACGCTGGTGAGCGAGTACAACGACCCGGCCGCGCTCGACACCCTGATGGCCGAACGCGGGCACGAGGTCGCGGCCGTGATCTTCGAGCCGGTGGTCGGCAACGCGGGCGTGCTGATCCCCACCCCCGAATTCCTGGCCGCCCTGCATCGCGTCCGCGAGCGGGGCGCCCTCCTCATCGCCGACGAGGTGATGACGGGCTTCCGCCTCTCGCTGCAGGGCGCCACCGGGCTGCTGGGCCTGGAGCCCGACCTGATCTGCTGGGGCAAAATCATCGGCGGGGGCCTGCCGGTGGGCGCTTATGGTGGGCGGCCGGACGTGATGGACTTCGTTTCGCCGCAGGGTCCGGTGTACCAGGCGGGCACCCTCAGCGGCAACCCATTGGCAATGGCGGCGGGCCTCGCCACGCTGGAGGTGCTGGAGGGGAACCCCGGGATTTACACGCACCTGGAAACCTACACCTCGCAGCTCGCTACGGGACTGAGCGCGGCGGCGCAGGAGGCGGGCGTGCCCCTGAGCATCAACCACATCGGCTCGATGCTGACGGCCTTCCATCAGGACGCACCGGAAGGCTCGATCCGCACCTACGCGGACGCGGCCCACAGCGACACCGCCGCCTTTGCCGCTTGGTTCCAGTCCATGTTGGGCCAGGGCATCTACTGGGCCCCCAGCCAGTTCGAGAGCATCTTCGTGAGCGCGGCCCATACGGACGCGGAACTGAGCGCCACACTGGAGGCGGCGCGCACTGCCTACCGCACGCTGGGAGGAACACGATGA
- a CDS encoding CoA-binding protein, with product MTLLQSQTDVLRVLTENKVIAVVGFHHDPMKPAYYVPEYLYRQGYTIIPVNPALVARGESFFGHRAVSTLAEITTPVDIVEVFRRSDKVRDHLADILSMSPLPRVVWMQQGIRDEATARVLSERDIDVIQDRCMLADHRALL from the coding sequence ATGACCCTGCTGCAAAGCCAAACCGATGTCCTGCGGGTCCTCACCGAGAACAAGGTCATCGCCGTGGTGGGCTTTCACCACGACCCGATGAAGCCCGCATACTACGTCCCGGAATACCTGTACCGCCAGGGCTACACCATCATCCCCGTCAACCCGGCCCTCGTGGCGCGCGGCGAGAGCTTTTTCGGACACAGGGCCGTCTCGACCCTCGCCGAGATCACGACGCCCGTGGACATCGTGGAAGTCTTCCGCCGCAGTGACAAGGTGCGTGACCACCTCGCCGACATCCTGTCCATGTCGCCCCTGCCCCGCGTGGTCTGGATGCAGCAGGGCATCCGCGACGAGGCGACCGCCCGGGTCCTCAGCGAGCGCGACATCGACGTGATTCAGGACCGCTGCATGTTGGCTGACCACAGGGCGCTGTTGTAG
- the glp gene encoding gephyrin-like molybdotransferase Glp, giving the protein MTAPFQPYSMHVGVQEARDMLATLLPAPGAETIPLAAARGRMLAADLQARVSHPSATESALDGVAAREVDTVNASATSPVRLRVVGESRAGVPFSGAVGPGECVRIYTGAPLPAGVDAICPVEQLTDEGPDHVLLARPASPADVRHEGGDFRAGETILTAGTLLTPPRVALAAALGHAEVPVRRRLRVALLSTGDEVIEPGHPLGPGQVYDSNRYGLQAMLEECGCDVLALGHAPDSPEALQEAIAQAGGADVLLTSGGVSMGRYDFMRDLLIERGRVAFWKVRMRPGGPALLGGWQGLPVFGLPGNPVSSLVVFHVIVRPVLTGQPVGTLRLRAGTPFRGLPDKTAFWRGVLRGGEVWDYGKQGSGVLRSLSEANALVVVPEGGAVQVGEDVEVILL; this is encoded by the coding sequence ATGACGGCCCCATTCCAGCCCTATTCCATGCATGTCGGCGTTCAGGAGGCGCGCGACATGCTCGCCACGCTGCTGCCTGCTCCCGGCGCTGAGACCATCCCCCTCGCCGCGGCCCGTGGGCGAATGCTCGCCGCTGACCTCCAGGCCCGGGTCAGCCATCCCAGCGCCACCGAGAGCGCTCTGGATGGCGTCGCGGCCCGTGAGGTGGACACGGTGAACGCCTCAGCGACCTCGCCCGTCCGCCTGCGGGTGGTGGGTGAGAGCCGGGCGGGGGTGCCCTTTTCCGGCGCAGTTGGACCCGGCGAGTGCGTCCGCATCTACACGGGGGCTCCTCTGCCAGCAGGCGTGGACGCCATCTGCCCCGTCGAGCAACTCACGGACGAGGGCCCCGACCACGTGCTCCTGGCCCGCCCCGCCAGCCCCGCCGACGTGCGGCATGAGGGAGGGGACTTCCGGGCCGGAGAGACCATTCTGACGGCGGGCACCCTGCTCACACCGCCCCGGGTCGCCCTGGCCGCTGCCCTCGGCCACGCCGAGGTCCCCGTCCGCCGCCGACTGCGGGTCGCGCTCCTGTCGACCGGGGACGAGGTGATCGAGCCCGGCCATCCCCTGGGGCCCGGTCAGGTGTACGACAGCAACCGCTACGGCCTGCAAGCGATGTTGGAGGAGTGCGGCTGCGACGTGCTGGCCCTGGGTCACGCCCCCGACAGCCCGGAGGCACTTCAGGAGGCGATCGCGCAGGCGGGCGGCGCGGACGTGCTGCTCACCAGCGGGGGGGTCAGCATGGGGCGGTACGACTTCATGCGGGACCTGCTCATCGAGCGGGGGCGCGTCGCCTTCTGGAAGGTGCGGATGCGTCCCGGCGGGCCCGCGCTGCTGGGGGGCTGGCAGGGGCTCCCCGTGTTCGGCCTGCCGGGAAATCCAGTCAGCAGCCTGGTCGTCTTTCACGTCATCGTCCGTCCGGTGCTGACGGGGCAGCCGGTGGGGACGCTGAGGCTGCGGGCGGGCACGCCGTTTCGGGGGCTGCCGGACAAGACAGCCTTCTGGCGCGGGGTGCTGCGGGGCGGGGAGGTCTGGGACTACGGGAAGCAGGGAAGTGGGGTGCTGCGCTCGTTGAGTGAGGCGAATGCACTGGTGGTGGTGCCGGAGGGTGGGGCGGTGCAGGTGGGGGAGGATGTGGAGGTGATTTTGCTCTGA
- a CDS encoding FKBP-type peptidyl-prolyl cis-trans isomerase produces MNITQDKVVDLDYVLKVDGEVVDQSEPGEPLTYLHGHSNIIPGLEKALEGKKAGDSLHVTVQPEDGYGERDEDNVETLDRSDFDDEVEIGATYYAQAEDGSVLPFTVVDVDGDQVQVDFNPPLAGMVLNFDVTVKNVRDATPEELEHGHAHTAGMHDHE; encoded by the coding sequence ATGAACATCACCCAGGACAAGGTTGTCGACCTCGATTACGTGCTCAAGGTGGACGGCGAGGTTGTGGACCAGAGCGAGCCGGGCGAGCCGCTGACCTACCTGCACGGCCACAGCAACATCATCCCCGGGCTCGAAAAGGCCCTGGAGGGCAAGAAGGCCGGGGACAGCCTGCACGTCACCGTCCAGCCGGAAGACGGCTACGGCGAGCGCGACGAGGACAACGTCGAGACCCTCGACCGCAGCGACTTTGACGACGAGGTAGAGATCGGCGCGACGTACTACGCCCAAGCGGAGGACGGCAGCGTCCTGCCCTTCACCGTGGTGGATGTGGACGGCGATCAGGTGCAGGTGGACTTCAACCCACCCCTGGCGGGCATGGTCCTGAACTTCGACGTGACGGTCAAGAATGTCCGCGACGCCACGCCCGAGGAGTTGGAGCACGGGCACGCGCACACGGCGGGCATGCACGACCACGAGTAG
- a CDS encoding FAD binding domain-containing protein, translating to MYPTNFDYQRAHSVDDALAAMAANPDLKVIAGGHSLLPAMRLRLAQPPALLDIFGLEELKGIRREGDMFVVGAMTTHAQVLRSDLPLFPEVAHEVGDPMVRNRGTIGGSLAHADPSADYPAAALALGVEFVIRGPEGERVVPADEMFLGMFESAVKPGELLTHIRIPASVQASAYEKFKHPASHYAIAGVAVVRHLDGQIRAAYTGAGEKAERLHRLEERVNRGEPVGTGLVESAGLLGDRFASPEYRAHLVDVLAARAAARI from the coding sequence ATGTACCCAACCAATTTCGACTATCAAAGAGCCCACAGCGTTGACGACGCGCTTGCGGCGATGGCGGCCAACCCCGACCTCAAGGTGATTGCGGGGGGGCACTCACTCCTCCCGGCCATGCGGCTTCGTCTGGCCCAGCCGCCCGCGCTCCTCGACATCTTCGGTCTGGAGGAACTGAAGGGCATCCGCCGCGAGGGGGACATGTTCGTGGTGGGCGCGATGACCACCCACGCCCAGGTGCTGCGCTCGGACCTGCCGCTCTTTCCCGAGGTGGCGCACGAGGTCGGCGACCCGATGGTCCGCAACCGGGGCACCATCGGCGGCTCGCTCGCGCACGCGGACCCGAGTGCGGACTACCCGGCGGCGGCCCTCGCGCTGGGCGTCGAATTCGTCATCCGTGGGCCGGAGGGGGAGCGCGTCGTCCCCGCCGACGAGATGTTCCTGGGCATGTTCGAGAGCGCCGTGAAGCCGGGCGAACTCCTCACCCACATCCGCATCCCCGCGAGCGTGCAGGCGAGCGCGTACGAGAAGTTCAAGCACCCGGCCAGCCATTACGCGATTGCTGGGGTGGCCGTTGTTCGGCATCTGGACGGGCAGATTCGGGCGGCCTACACCGGGGCGGGGGAGAAGGCCGAGCGCCTGCACCGCCTGGAAGAGCGCGTGAACAGGGGTGAGCCGGTTGGGACCGGGCTGGTCGAATCGGCGGGCCTCCTCGGCGACCGCTTCGCCAGCCCGGAGTACCGCGCCCATCTGGTGGACGTACTGGCCGCCCGGGCGGCGGCGCGAATCTAG
- a CDS encoding xanthine dehydrogenase family protein molybdopterin-binding subunit, translated as MTERTEKYMGQALKRKEDPRFITGTGRYTDDFVLPGMLHAAMVRSPYSHARITNIDKSSVDGMPGVVAVLTGEDVKAAGLGSIPPGWLLPDLKIPAHHAIAQGEANHVGDIVAVVIAETRPQAEDAAAMLAVDYEALPAVSLGSAALEDGAPQVHDDVPDNVAFRWEIGDEAALNESFNRAHRTVKVKLRNHRLVPNAIEPRASLAQFTPASGEYLLYTTSQNPHIHRLILAAFVMGIPEHKLRVISPDVGGGFGSKIFQYQEEVIVLLAAQRLGRPVKWAARRSESFVSDMQGRDHESEAELAVDEQGRMLGLRVNTVANLGAYLTLFAPAVPTYLYGTLMNGVYKFPAIHVKVTGVMTNTVPVDAYRGAGRPEATYLIERTVDVMAHELGMDPAEFRRLNFIQPDEFPYQTPVALVYDSGNYEPALDMALDMMKYPELRAEQERRKGSNKILGVGVISYLEACGLAPSALVGQLGAQAGQWESSLVRVHPTGKVELYTGSHSHGQGHETAFPQIAADELQIPIEDIELIHGDTGRMPYGWGTYGSRSAAVGGSALKMALGKITAKARKIAAHLLEASEEDIEHADGVFRVKGAPTQSKTFFDVALMAHLAHNLPEGMEPGLEATAFYDPKNFVYPFGTHVAVVEIDTDTGKVSLKNYGCVDDCGPLINPLIAEGQVHGGIAQGAGQALWEDAAYDEEGNLLAGTFMEYAVPRADDLPTFHIDHTVTPSPHNPLGVKGIGEAGTIASTAAVANAVMDALWHEYGIAHLDMPYTSEKVWRAIQAARTAGMGQAADD; from the coding sequence ATGACCGAGCGAACAGAGAAGTACATGGGCCAGGCCCTGAAGCGCAAGGAGGACCCGCGCTTCATCACCGGGACCGGGCGCTATACCGACGACTTCGTGCTGCCGGGCATGCTGCACGCGGCCATGGTCCGCAGCCCCTATTCACACGCGCGAATCACGAACATCGACAAGAGCAGCGTGGACGGGATGCCCGGGGTGGTGGCCGTGCTGACAGGTGAGGACGTGAAGGCGGCCGGGCTGGGCAGCATTCCGCCCGGCTGGCTGCTCCCCGACCTGAAAATCCCGGCGCACCACGCCATCGCTCAGGGCGAGGCGAACCACGTCGGTGACATCGTGGCGGTTGTGATCGCCGAGACCCGCCCCCAGGCGGAGGACGCGGCGGCCATGCTCGCTGTGGACTACGAGGCCCTGCCCGCCGTGTCCCTCGGCAGCGCGGCGCTGGAGGACGGAGCCCCACAGGTCCATGACGACGTGCCCGACAACGTCGCCTTCCGCTGGGAGATCGGCGACGAGGCGGCGCTGAACGAGTCCTTCAACCGGGCGCACAGGACGGTGAAGGTCAAGCTCCGCAACCACCGGCTGGTGCCCAACGCCATCGAGCCCCGCGCCTCGCTCGCCCAGTTCACTCCGGCCAGCGGGGAGTACCTGCTGTACACGACCTCCCAGAACCCGCACATCCACCGCCTGATCCTGGCAGCCTTCGTGATGGGCATTCCCGAGCACAAGCTGCGGGTCATCAGCCCGGATGTGGGCGGGGGCTTCGGCTCAAAGATCTTCCAGTACCAGGAAGAAGTGATCGTGCTGCTGGCCGCGCAACGGCTGGGCCGGCCCGTGAAGTGGGCCGCGCGGCGCAGCGAGAGCTTCGTCTCCGACATGCAGGGCCGCGACCACGAGTCGGAGGCTGAACTCGCGGTGGACGAGCAGGGGCGGATGCTGGGCCTGCGGGTGAACACGGTCGCTAACCTGGGCGCGTACCTGACCCTTTTCGCGCCCGCCGTGCCCACCTACCTGTACGGCACGCTGATGAACGGCGTGTACAAGTTCCCGGCCATCCACGTGAAGGTCACGGGCGTGATGACGAACACCGTCCCGGTGGACGCCTACCGCGGCGCGGGCCGACCGGAGGCCACCTACCTGATCGAGCGTACGGTCGATGTGATGGCCCACGAACTCGGGATGGACCCCGCCGAGTTCCGCCGCCTCAACTTTATCCAGCCGGACGAGTTCCCCTACCAGACGCCCGTGGCGCTGGTGTACGACAGCGGCAACTACGAGCCCGCGCTCGACATGGCCCTGGACATGATGAAGTACCCGGAACTGCGGGCCGAGCAGGAGCGGAGGAAGGGCTCGAACAAGATTCTGGGCGTGGGTGTCATCTCGTACCTGGAGGCGTGCGGCCTGGCGCCCTCCGCCCTCGTCGGTCAGCTCGGTGCTCAGGCCGGACAGTGGGAGAGCAGCCTCGTGCGCGTCCACCCTACCGGCAAGGTCGAGCTGTACACCGGCTCGCACAGCCACGGGCAGGGGCACGAGACGGCCTTCCCGCAGATCGCCGCCGATGAGCTTCAGATTCCCATCGAGGACATCGAACTCATCCACGGCGACACGGGCCGGATGCCCTACGGCTGGGGCACGTACGGCTCCCGCAGCGCGGCGGTGGGCGGCAGCGCCCTCAAGATGGCCCTCGGCAAGATCACGGCCAAGGCCCGCAAGATCGCCGCGCACCTCCTCGAAGCTTCCGAGGAGGATATCGAGCACGCGGATGGCGTCTTCCGGGTGAAGGGCGCCCCCACCCAGAGCAAGACCTTCTTCGACGTGGCGTTGATGGCCCACCTCGCGCATAATCTGCCGGAAGGGATGGAGCCGGGGCTGGAGGCGACCGCCTTCTACGACCCCAAGAACTTCGTGTATCCCTTCGGAACGCACGTGGCAGTCGTGGAGATCGACACCGACACCGGCAAGGTCAGCCTGAAGAACTACGGCTGTGTGGACGACTGCGGCCCCCTCATCAACCCCCTGATCGCCGAGGGGCAGGTTCACGGCGGGATCGCCCAGGGTGCTGGGCAGGCCCTCTGGGAGGACGCCGCCTACGATGAGGAGGGAAACCTGCTCGCGGGGACCTTCATGGAGTACGCCGTGCCCCGCGCCGACGACCTCCCCACCTTCCACATCGACCATACGGTGACGCCGAGCCCGCATAACCCCCTAGGCGTGAAGGGGATCGGCGAGGCGGGGACCATCGCCAGCACCGCCGCGGTGGCAAATGCCGTGATGGACGCCCTGTGGCACGAGTACGGCATCGCGCACCTCGACATGCCCTACACCTCCGAGAAGGTCTGGCGGGCGATTCAGGCGGCGCGCACGGCGGGGATGGGGCAGGCGGCGGACGACTGA
- a CDS encoding (2Fe-2S)-binding protein: protein MNVTVTVNGRPHTRDVEPRTLLVHFLREDLGLTGTHVGCDTSQCGACTVHLNGDAVKSCTLLAVQAEGMEVTTIEGIGTAAELHPLQAGFWEKHGLQCGFCTPGMIMSAAELLRHDPDPSEETIRHHLEGNYCRCTGYHNIVLAVQYAAQAMRESRQVGAEQAADD, encoded by the coding sequence ATGAACGTCACGGTGACGGTCAACGGTCGCCCCCACACCCGCGACGTGGAGCCGCGCACCCTGCTCGTGCATTTCCTGCGCGAGGACCTGGGCCTGACGGGGACCCACGTGGGCTGCGACACCAGCCAGTGCGGCGCCTGTACCGTCCACCTGAACGGCGACGCGGTGAAAAGTTGCACCCTCCTCGCCGTTCAGGCCGAGGGCATGGAGGTCACGACCATCGAGGGGATCGGCACTGCCGCCGAACTGCATCCCCTCCAGGCGGGCTTCTGGGAGAAACACGGCCTCCAGTGCGGCTTCTGCACCCCCGGCATGATCATGAGCGCCGCCGAGCTGCTCAGGCACGACCCCGACCCCAGCGAGGAGACGATCCGCCACCACCTGGAGGGCAATTACTGCCGCTGCACCGGTTACCACAACATCGTCCTCGCCGTGCAGTACGCGGCCCAGGCGATGCGGGAGTCGCGGCAGGTGGGGGCGGAGCAGGCGGCGGACGATTGA
- a CDS encoding NAD(P)/FAD-dependent oxidoreductase: MKTLILGAGYAGLAAATKMKPTPGLEALLVEQNAYHTFETRLHEAAAHNTPVTLPLTPLLRGTGVHLEQAQVENVDVDAKEVTLKDGRVLTYDTLVVGLGSVTNFYRIPGLAENAAELKQLSDADEIFNFVNRAYSSDYTGNRDIVVGGAGLTGVELVTELAQRAEVLSRERGLPPFQIYLVEAGPKILPVLDDALRQKAENTLREYGIHILIGHRLMSATPDSVTVQTQDGEQKVIPAGKIIWTGGIQARDIVKGERLEKGPGGRIAVDEFLRAKNYPDVFVIGDMGLALNQDGKPVPTTAQHAGQQGRLTGKNLIRLAKGEELQPYEPTTLGEFVSLGGLMAVGWMKLPWNQKLAITGGLAHVMKRASEWRWRASID, translated from the coding sequence ATGAAGACCCTCATCCTTGGCGCTGGCTACGCGGGCCTCGCGGCGGCCACCAAAATGAAGCCCACCCCCGGTCTGGAGGCCCTGCTCGTCGAGCAGAACGCCTACCACACCTTCGAAACCCGTTTGCACGAGGCCGCCGCGCACAACACGCCGGTCACCCTGCCCCTCACGCCGCTGCTGCGCGGCACGGGCGTCCACCTGGAGCAGGCGCAGGTCGAGAACGTCGATGTGGACGCTAAGGAAGTCACCCTCAAGGACGGCCGGGTGCTCACCTACGACACGCTCGTCGTGGGCCTGGGCTCGGTCACGAACTTCTACCGCATCCCCGGCCTCGCCGAGAACGCCGCCGAACTCAAGCAGCTCAGCGACGCTGACGAGATCTTCAACTTCGTCAACCGCGCCTACAGCAGTGACTACACCGGCAACCGCGACATCGTGGTGGGCGGCGCGGGTCTGACGGGCGTGGAGCTGGTGACCGAACTCGCGCAGCGGGCGGAAGTGCTCAGCCGCGAGCGCGGGCTGCCCCCCTTCCAGATCTACCTGGTGGAGGCGGGACCCAAGATTCTGCCCGTCCTTGACGACGCGCTGCGGCAGAAGGCCGAGAACACGCTGCGCGAGTACGGCATCCACATCCTGATCGGCCACCGCCTGATGAGCGCGACCCCCGACAGCGTGACGGTGCAGACGCAGGACGGCGAGCAGAAGGTCATCCCCGCGGGCAAGATCATCTGGACGGGCGGCATCCAGGCGCGCGACATCGTGAAGGGTGAGCGGCTGGAGAAGGGGCCGGGTGGGCGCATCGCGGTCGACGAGTTCCTGCGCGCCAAGAATTACCCCGACGTGTTCGTGATTGGTGACATGGGCCTGGCGCTCAACCAGGACGGCAAGCCGGTGCCCACCACCGCGCAGCACGCCGGGCAGCAGGGCCGCCTGACGGGCAAGAACCTGATCCGCCTGGCCAAGGGCGAGGAGCTTCAGCCCTACGAGCCCACCACCCTGGGCGAGTTCGTCTCGCTGGGCGGCCTGATGGCGGTCGGCTGGATGAAGCTGCCGTGGAATCAGAAGCTCGCCATCACGGGTGGCCTCGCCCACGTGATGAAGCGCGCCTCCGAGTGGCGCTGGCGGGCCAGCATCGACTGA
- a CDS encoding DNA-formamidopyrimidine glycosylase, giving the protein MPELPEVETTRRKIEPLLAGRTILSLTHDSPHRYRDTHLAHGRRVSRLSRRGKYLMLHLATAEAEGDDPHDLELIVHLGMTGGFRLEEGPHTRVTLTTDAGQLYFNDPRRFGKMAVVPAGEYRGMPTLLGMGPEPLGDEFQEEEFARQAAQAGAVKPWLLSQKPVSGVGNIYADESLWRARIHPAQTRLTREEAGRLYHAVREVMHEAVEAGGSTLRDYAQHDGEIGEFQGNHIAYGQTGKPCPRCGTPIKKIVLGQRGTHFCPECQQLRMQD; this is encoded by the coding sequence GTGCCGGAACTCCCCGAGGTCGAGACCACGCGTCGCAAGATCGAGCCGCTGCTTGCGGGGCGCACCATCCTGAGCCTGACCCACGACTCGCCGCACCGCTACCGCGACACGCACCTCGCGCACGGGCGCCGGGTCAGCCGCCTCTCGCGCCGGGGCAAGTACCTGATGCTGCACCTCGCCACGGCAGAGGCGGAGGGGGATGATCCCCATGACCTCGAACTCATCGTCCACCTGGGGATGACCGGTGGCTTCCGGCTGGAGGAGGGGCCGCACACCCGCGTGACCCTGACGACTGACGCGGGCCAGCTCTACTTCAACGATCCCCGGCGCTTTGGCAAGATGGCGGTCGTGCCCGCAGGCGAGTACCGGGGAATGCCCACCCTGCTGGGCATGGGTCCCGAACCCCTCGGGGACGAGTTCCAGGAGGAGGAGTTTGCGCGCCAGGCCGCCCAGGCTGGGGCCGTCAAGCCCTGGCTGCTCTCGCAGAAGCCCGTCAGCGGTGTGGGCAACATCTACGCCGACGAGAGCCTGTGGCGGGCGCGCATCCACCCCGCCCAGACGCGCCTGACCCGCGAGGAGGCGGGCCGCCTCTACCACGCCGTCCGCGAGGTCATGCACGAGGCGGTCGAGGCGGGGGGCAGCACCCTGCGCGACTATGCCCAGCACGACGGCGAGATCGGGGAGTTCCAGGGGAACCACATCGCCTACGGGCAGACAGGGAAGCCATGCCCCCGCTGCGGCACGCCCATCAAGAAGATCGTGCTGGGGCAGCGGGGAACACATTTCTGTCCCGAGTGCCAGCAACTCCGCATGCAGGATTGA
- a CDS encoding pyroglutamyl-peptidase I yields the protein MPTLLLTGFEPFHTHPTNPSAQAAEALDGLEVGGLRVRSALLPVEPHAAAQALRGLLEQHLPDAVLLTGLAAGRPQLTAKRVGLNVMDFVIPDNAGQTYRDHPAHPDPSAPAAYLSTLPLRAILDAWREAEIPGGISNTAGLYVCNFVLYHTLDFLARAGRAHVPCGFLHVPANAAVALAVLEDRAPIPYLPQEEITRAVRVAVEVVGRRL from the coding sequence GTGCCCACGCTGCTGCTGACCGGTTTCGAGCCCTTTCACACCCACCCCACCAACCCGAGCGCCCAGGCGGCGGAGGCACTGGACGGGCTGGAGGTCGGCGGACTGCGCGTGCGGTCCGCCCTGCTGCCCGTCGAACCGCACGCGGCGGCCCAGGCCCTGCGCGGTCTGCTGGAACAGCACCTGCCGGACGCCGTCCTCCTGACCGGCCTCGCGGCGGGACGCCCGCAGTTGACCGCCAAGCGGGTCGGGCTGAACGTGATGGACTTCGTGATCCCCGACAATGCCGGGCAGACGTACCGGGACCACCCGGCGCACCCGGACCCCTCGGCGCCCGCCGCCTACCTCAGCACGCTCCCCCTGCGCGCCATTCTGGACGCCTGGCGGGAGGCGGAGATTCCCGGCGGCATCAGCAACACGGCGGGGCTGTACGTCTGCAACTTCGTGCTGTACCACACCCTTGACTTTCTGGCCCGGGCGGGGCGGGCGCACGTTCCCTGCGGCTTCCTGCACGTGCCCGCCAACGCCGCCGTCGCGCTCGCCGTGCTGGAGGACCGCGCCCCGATTCCCTATCTGCCTCAGGAGGAGATCACGCGGGCGGTGCGTGTGGCGGTGGAAGTCGTTGGTCGCAGGCTGTAG